aatattcattttttttaaacttttcattttaaactaTGCCACATAAGATTTGACATCTCATTAACGATTAAATTAATGGTTTTAGAAATGGAAGAACCTTATTGATATAACTTTAATAGTTCAAAATGTAATTagagttttttaaaatttagggactaatttaaaataaagttaTAGTTTGAGATGAATGGTGCAATTatctatatatagagagagatttTCTTTGCCATTTATAAGATTAATAATTGAGTTTTATATGAGattctttttataatattttaattacagaAACTAttaatctatattattatttaagtgttttattgagttggtgtcacattTAACTGAGACAACTCAATTGTTAAATTATGTAAATACTTTTACATAatgaaaataagttatattatttgagagtCCTTTagtctttttcatttaaaaaaaaactaaaataatgcattTATTGAGATTTGAACCTAAGTCAATTGTAtgagtaaaatttttaattaccaCTTAGCCAAAGCTTTATCTTAATACCtttgtacattttaattttaattatgcacactttattacttctgtcaattgtatattttaataatgtatttaattgagttagtgtcacaagttaactcaaCACTGGCTCAAGATTAATAATAACACAATGATaaacaattaaatctatttttaaattttaatatcatatatattgaATGTGTAATTATTAGTAATTACTTTTAAGCCATGTGCTtcctttattttatgttatttttaaatacaaatttgTGGTTTGCACACGCATTTCtaacataatgaataatataatttatattaatttcataaaataaaatatattatttaataaatttaaaaaattaatatttaatattttatttgacaTTAGAAACTAATAGATATAGATGAGTAATTGGGCCTTCAAGAGAGTTTATTTTGGTAGAATGGAACCATAGTTTGATTCTCTTTTGGGCCCATGCTTAGGTTCAAGGGTCCAGATGCAAAATAATAAACCACGAATAACCAGAGAAGAGAGGATCATCGAAACTCTGAGAAACAGAAAATCAAAATTGAACGATCATCGAAAATAAAGAAAGCAAGTAAGCTTCCAACACTCAGCAGCATTTTTGAATTCTGTAATTGGATGAGGGTTACTAACCTGAAATAACTCAACCAATCTCCATCGTTGGATCCACATAAGAAACGAAACTAGAGCCAGGGATCCGAATTTCAAACACCAAGATCTAAATGACGGATCCAAATCTGGATCTGCAAGAATCGGGTTGGGAGGAACTCAGGAGAGAGGCTCGAAAGATCGAGGGTGATCTCGATGTCAAACTCTCTTCTTATGCTAAGCTCGGTGCTAGGTTCACCCAAGGAGGTTTGCTCTTTTACTGcttcctttttcattttattatctcTAGATTTTTGTTCCAAATGCTTCTTGTTTTGTGTTATATGGTtgcattttgattttcttttggtaGATTACAGTAATTATGAATAAATCTGTTAAAAAAACTGAACAAACTCCAATGGCTGAATAGATTGGATCTTTAATACCAAAGAGCATATATTTTATTCCTTGTATTTAAATCGCCTTTGAAATCTGGTTAGATTCATTTTTCCCCTTTGTGATGATATATGTATTCACATTGAGCTTATCTAGATACTGGGTCGCCAACCGTTGGGTCAAGTAGATCATGGAAGTCTATGGAAATGGAAATTCAGTCATTGCTCGAGAAACTGCTGGACATAAATGATGCCATGAGCAGATGTGCTGCGTCTGCTGCTTCAACTACTTCAGTAACCCAGAAGCTTGCAAGGCATAGAGACATACTACATGAGTTTACTCAGGTTTATTTGTTGTCTACTCTGTAATTTTTATCTAGACTTGTTATTAGAACTCAGGTTTCCATGTTTAATTACCGGGTGCTATAAGCTTCAATGAAATATTAACATTTCCTGATATTTTGTCCTACATCACTGCTAGATATTAAATTATGTGTAGTGTATAGTCTTGCAACTTCTAATTATTGCTGTTGTTTTTGTATTCTTTTACCACTGCAATTGGAAAAACTCTCTTCCAACCTCTAAGTCATTGTCACCATTATGTTTGTGAGCCATGGTTCAAACTGATAATATACCAAATCATGACACCATCAAGGCATGCTTATAAACATGTTTGATTGGTTGTTTTGGCAATTCTTACTGGGATATCTGTAcctctatttgaaataaaatataattcagtTATTCTATTTATTAATTGTAATTAGTTCATGGTTCATGATTGTTACATGCCTGACAATCAGTTCAGTGGGATAAGAAATACAGTACAAGCAGCAAGTTAGCATTCTGTGTAAATTTGTTTATGGCAACATGAGTATAATTATACTATTGTTTTATTGTTGCTTTTCATTTTTGCAAAATGCTATATGAGTCAAGTTCTCAAAAGATTTTTGGtccatggtttttttttttgttgataatTGATGGACTCGTTCCGGCAACTTCATATAGTTCCCTAGCagttttagaatttgaacttTTTACATTATATCTTTTGTTGTGTATTTGCTCTGTTCTCTACTTGTGTACTTGGGAAAAGTAATTTCCATAGACAATTGGGGATGTATAAAATCCTTCCCATTTACATGAAAAGTTTCTGCAGGGGTAGCATGTGATTTTCCTTTATGTTCAAGTTTACAGTTGCAAGTGCCCTaatctcctcttttcttgaacCATGAGAGAAGTGGAAGAAGAGTGGCTGTTGGTGGTAGCTTAACAGACTGACCTAATCTCTAATTCattctcaatttttgaaaaatcatatATTTCTCCCCAACAGATTTACATTTCTGTATGATCCAAACCTGGGGTTGCTGTAAGTTCTTTATTTGCTACCCTGGCTCATTTCACTATAAATTTATGTTCCCATGATCCATGGAATTATTCTCCACTACACTTTCATTGTCATCAATTATAGATCGAACTAGGCTCCAAATGTGTTCACTCATCTGCTTTTTGGACTGTCAATTGTCTTTATTGCACTTTGGTTCATTGCTCTATAAATTATGGCATCCATGTTCCATTGAATTGCCCCTAGTTATTGCTGCTTTTGGCTGTTTATTATTTGGACTAGTTGATTAGTTTTCTATCTTTTTGAAGCAATGATATATCTTTGTTAGGAGTTTAGAAGAATCAAAGGAAACATAAATTCAATGAGGGAACACGCGGAGCTTCTGAGTTCTGTCAGAGATGATATTAATGAGTATAAGGTAGTCATATGATTTCAACTCTTAATTTTTTCAGTGCCATTGCTAATATCATGTTGTTTCCCAAAGTTACCTATTTGCCATAATGCAGGCATCTGGGAGTATGTCACCGAGAATGCAATTACTCAGAGAGCGAGCTGCCATCCATGGAAGCATAGCTCATGTAAGATTTAAACATTCTTTTATCAATGTTTATTGTGGTGCATTCTTTGTTGAAAGAACTTTCCCCTTCTGTGTTTTACCTTAATGTGTTTTATCCTGGTATAGTTTAATTGGTTTTGGATTAGGTGTGCGACACAATTACGCATTATAAACTGAAGAAACAGGTGAACCTGTTGGTCAGAAACCTAAAGCTACTGTCTAGCATGTAGAAGCCAAATGGTTGAAACCACCATTGTCAAGTCTCCATGAACTAGTCTCAAAATCCAAATGTACATTACCAAAAGTTAGCTCAAAGCTTTGACAAAAACCACTTTTTATATGAGATACATGAATCCAGAATcaagcccttacaaataaatacaaGGGAAGTGCAAAAAGAAAAGCCCTAATCACAAAGCCCCATTTACAAATTTGTCTAGGACAATCATTTCTATTGCTTAGATGTGACGTTCCATCAGTTTGGTTTTGGTTGCTTAATGATGTATACCTCTTTACCTCTTGCTCATCATTGCTAAACATGTCTTTGGTTGCTTTATCACAATTTGAAGGATCTAGGTTTTGGAATTCAAACACTTGTACTACACAGGTGACTTGTGTCTCATGAAAGTTGATTCTGGTGCTGTTATCTGCTTATATGGGTTATTCATAGTTGTGGATTGATGGGTGTTCACATGTCATACTTCATACTAGCTTTGGGGCCATGTTTGCATCATTGTACTTTTAGTATAAGCGAAAGTATGGTCTGCACTAAGTTCTAATTTACCCAAAAGAGAAAGATTTAGAGTTGGAGTACAAGTGGGGAAGGTGAATTCCATTGAAGTTCAAAATTGGTTGCAAATAGATATgctgataaaattttattttacatctTTCTCGTGCACAATCATCCGTCTTTGCTCACACATCTTTCTATTTTATCTTCTCTAGCTGTGTCTACAGGTAACTTGGGTATGTTAACTCCTTTTTTAATTGATAAGATTAATGTAGCATAGAATAAACTTTAGGCTTCCCATTGGTTTCGTAATATTTTGTTTGTTAGCTTCAATGCCTTGCTACTGTTGGGAATCAATATCATGCCCATACATGAGTTTAAGAATCAAACAGAATGTAAACAAAGTGGAAACAAAGCAAAGAAATAGTCGATTCCCTCAGCAGATAGGTGGtttcatgatatttttgtttgCTAGCTTCAGTGCCCTGTCACAAAGTAGcttgtatttattattactattattattggtTAGTTTTTCTTCCCTATTTGTCAAATGAttatttcatttctaattttCTAACCTTTATGTCTGCCTTCTATAGATAGATGATGTGATTAATCAAGCTCAAACGACAAGAGCAGTTTTGGGCTCTCAAAGAGCTTTGTTTGGAGATGTTCAAGGGAAAGTAAAAGTTTTAAGTGACAAGTTCCCTGTTATCCGTGGCTTGCTTGGTATTTTTACTATGTATCTTCATTATTGACCTTTTATTATGTATACTACTATTTTCTACTAATTAAAAATCCTCTATTTTCTAGGTTCCATCAGAAGGAGGCGTTCAAGGGACACTCTTATTCTGTCAGCAGTAATTGCTGCTTGTACGTTGTTCCTTATTATTTATTGGCTCTCAAAGTAACTAGGGATGTAATTCATATTAATATACAAATGTTGAAAGCTGCTGTGTTTCGCTAAGAGATTTTTGCTTATAAATTGGTAGAACAGATCACATTCTGTTTAAGTTTGTGGTACCTTCTTTTTGGTGCCATTACACAGGAAATCTCATTTTGTTTCATATGCAAATCTTCAACTCGGTAGTCGATGAGTGGTTGGTTGTGATGCTTCCATGTTGGGTCCATTTCAGTTGTGGTCACTCAGGGTCTGATCTAGTTTTAGCTGCCTTGCTGCAAAGGGCATTGTTCGTAGTTTTAGGTGCATTTAATTCCCGAGAATGCCAATTTTTGGGCTTGATTCATTGCTATCTAACAGTGACAGCGGGGACAATCTTATATATGCCTGTCTTATATTTTCAACAAAACATGATCTAATATTGGTGCCTTTCTTTTCTAAATTATTTGAACCCATTTTTTAGACTTTGTTATTCTTAATAATGAATGTCTTAAATTTGATCCCCGGTAGGCTCATATTCTAAATTCGAGAGAGAAACTTAGAGAAGAGTCAAAAGAACTCTTAGTTTAGTGTAAAATATATTTACCCCTGCAATATCAAGGCTCCTTTTTTTATCAAGCAAATTTAACTAAATGATAATTATATACTTACTATTTAtgtaagtattttattaagtttatttttaattacaaaataataaattaattacatATTACAGTATCACAGGCAGAGGCAGCCCATTTGTGGTTCGCTGTGCAATTGAGTTGCAGTACGTACAACGTACTTTACTTTTTCCCAGTGAAACCGTTCACTCTATCATCAAGTCTGGGGATTCCTGATATGCCAAAATATCGAggctaaatatttatattactATTCATCCCACCGGGCCACCACCCACAATCACGGATAAAGACTTTTCCTTCCCAAGCTTTCTAGAAGCTCTCGCTTAGCTGGATTTCTCTCacctataaattaatatattgttaGCTGTCTCTAATAAACAGTTTTGTACAAAATTCGGAAAAACAAACAACTACTGtattttgcattgattaccgatgTTCAAAATCTGCATTATGCAACTTTTTAGATTTTCTTTCAACTTTCAAACACTTCATTTTGAAGATGATGGAGAGATATTTATCAGAATGTAATTTTATAGGCTATATAGGTATGGCGTTGATGTTTTCTTGGCGGTGGACTGGGCATGAACGCGATTATTCGACGAAGATGGATCATACTTAAAAGGCTGAGTTTACAATGTTAGTAACTTCATATTCCTAAAAATTACATATAAACTCTTAAGGTTTATATTTTAAGTACTAGCCATTAACTAATTAGACTTATGTATTGGGTCTATATATATAACCAAAGATATGCACTTGATAAGTTTGGAGGTACaatattcttttataaatattattattatttttcaaaataattataatatttttctcaAAAGATTTAGAAATGTATGACcataattttctataaaaaaatgttATGGAAAATCATATTTTATGCCGAAAGATATGTAACATGGGTCATATACTtttgattgaattaattaatCGAACTGATCTAATTcagttaatcggtcggttaagcGGTTTAATTCGATCGGAATTCGGTTAATATTTTTTGACAGTTCAGTTATCAGTTAAATcggtttgaaattaattaattaaccaaattaatcaaattaatttaatttcataattaataatacaaattatatgtagttttaattcAGATAATTCAGTCAAATGagcattatcaatttatttttttgatatgttttatacttgttttaaccaaaaaataaaaacatataaattttagttaattcagttaaccaatcaaattaaccgaaatatttcggttcagttagttttttttgaaaaaattctgTTCGGTTAATGGTTAAAGGATTCAAAAGttcgattaattcaattaatactaATTCAGTTCGATTAATTGTTCACCCCTAGCCATTTTGGCTAttttaatttgttgttttagaTCTTTTATGTCCTTGATATATCCAAATCTACAACCATTACCAGAATCAACACTTACAGACTTTGATGATGATATCAAAGCAATAAACAAATGCCAAGAAGACAACTGCATTTATCGTGGATACATATTGAATTCTCTTAGAGATCATCTTTATGACTTTTATTGAAACATGACTTCACCAAAAGAAATCTGGACGACACTTGAAAACTCATACGGAAACGAAAAGAAAGGCATAGATAAATttctagtaaatttttttttaatttaccatcACTGATACAAAACCCATCATGGATAAGCGCATGAGTTGCAATTTCTAGTTTCAAAATTAAGTGAACTAGAAATcaagattatttatttatttcaaataggttaaattttattctaattttcacaattttagaATGGATACAGGAAGAAGATATTGCATTCTTTGGAATCatatatctttcaaaattttctaattcattttataaattgAGATTAAAAATTGCACTCGTGATATACTTATCCTTGATTCGAGTGTTAACTTTATCCATGAAAAGAGTCATGAGAAGGCACACGAGAGgactaaaatttagaaaaaaattcaattgaaccaataaaagaaagactgataaaatgtgttttcattgtGGAAAGAAATGACATTTTATCTGATATTGTAGATTTATAAATTCTAGAAACAAGACTAATTTTGGTTTAGTAAGCACAAACGCAACTAATCTTGTTGAACAAGATAAGAAGGATGTGAAAAATAGATCGTCGATAATGGCTAAgaatcataaaaagaaaaaaacacatagaattttacatggaaaccctttcgggaaaaactATGGATAGAGGAGAAGATCATTCACTATCTCGAATTCGAATAATACAAGAGGAGAGACGACTACGTttatttataggtttgtaaaaccatatactaatcaaagtcaaatagaagtaatACAGTTTGGTTAAAAcatcttattctaatcaacataaAATAGATGAAGTAAACTTCTATAAAGATGCCACTTGTAAATCCTCTTATCTTgctacttaaattttattttcacaagaatttgggttacacaattctaacaatctctaccttgacacaaattctcaacgAAGACGTTCTTCATCACGAACTCTCAACAAATAAGGTCTTCACCTCTTCCATGAAACCTCTTAAGGGTttatcttcaacaatgaacactaaccaagtctaagcaatgctcaaacttggttataggaagtggcttaatcatcatatctgcaggattatcatgagtactaattttgctcacaataatatcaccacaagcaataatatcatgaacaaaatgataccaaacattAATctgctttgttctctcatgatACATTCGGACCTTCGTAAGGAAGttgacactctgactgtcacaaaatactataTTGATTTGAAGGTTTTTATTGAGTTTGCTAAAAAGCCCATTTAACCAAatggcttctttacaagccttagtaacagtcatgtactcagcttcagtgatAGACAAAGCGACAGTAATTTGCAAATGACTTttcaactgattgcacaacccccaattgtaaagacataacctgtgagagatcttcttctattaaGGTATCTAACAAAATCAACATCTACATGCCTAATGAcgccatctctagttcttccaaactataagcaaacattagtagtacctCATAAGTATCTCAAAATCCACTGAACTATTTTCCAGTATTCTTTatcgggattcgccatgtatctactAATTGCACTAACTGTATATGATAGATTTAGATGTGAACAAACTATAGTATACATTAAGGATGCCATTGCACTAGAATatagaacatgtgacatgtactcaatctcatcatctggttgtggagacaaagccgatgaaagtctgaaataggttgataaaggagtactaacaggcttagtgttctgcatattgaacctacaaagaactttctcaatgtacatTTTTTGAGTTAGGTACAATTTTCTTGCTTTTCTATATCTGAGAATCTCCATataagtatcttctttgctggtcctaaatatttcatctcaaattcttcactaagCTGGGCTTTAACCTTtattatctctcctttatcttttcctactatcaacatgtcatcaacatagaggagtagatacacaaaacaatcatcactgtttttcttaaaataaacacaactgtcaaagttacttcttttgaaatcatgagaagtcataaaagaatcaaacctcttataccactgttttggtgactgtttcaaaccataaATGGACTTTTTCAGTAAACAATCATAGTCCTcttttttctgagactataaagccttctggttgttgcatgtaaatatcctcctcaagttctccatgcaaaaatatagtttttacatctaactactcaaactccaaatcatgcatgactACAATActaagcaaagctcgaatcgaactatatttcacaactggagagaacaaATCTATGAAAGTCACACCTGGAATTTAACTATAACCTTTTGtaacaagccttactttatatcaggtttcttcaactcctagagtcccttcttttttttaaacacccatttacaacgaacaaccttttttcCTTTAGGAAgcttcacaagatcccatgttctgtttttgtggagtgattccatctcatCTTGTATGAAAATCATCCACTTTTCAGAGTCTTCATAGCTAACTGCCTCGAAATAAGTAGATGGCTcatggtttgcatctatatcttcaactACATTTAAAGTATAAGCAGCAAGATCAGCCTTGGCATATatctttggaggtttaatctctcttctagttctatttttggcaaaagagtattgtggtgaagaaacaACTTTATTTTGACTTTTTGTACTGGCTTAAGAAGTcaactctgttgtagattctgaaTCAATttgatgctccacctacttttgttgctctttattggaagagtatttaagagataagataggtagcatagtagtttcataaaaaataacatctttgctaatcacaacttttctttcttcaggacaccataacttatacccttttacaccagctttataaccaagaaaaacatatttaacaggTCTCTGTTCTAATttcccattatcaacatgagcacaCGCAGGACAcctaaaaatctttaaatcagaataattaataggattaccagaccatacctcttttGGAGTCTTTTTTTCAATAGAAACAGATGGAGATCAgttgataaaaaaacatgcagtagaggtcGCTTCGACCTAAAACGACTTCAGTAAGTTGACATTCGACAACAtgcatcgaaccttctccatgatcgttctgttcattcgttctgcaacgacGTTTTGCTgaggagtatgacgaactgtcaagtgtctcacgatcccttctgacttacACAATTCATTAAAATCATCAGAAAGAACTCGAAGCCATTGATTGTGTGaaggtgttttatttgttttcccatctatttttcaatcatagttttccaagacttaaatatAGAAAACATatcgtttttttaatttaagaaaaatgcccaaacttttctagaaaaatcatcaataagtgTTACCATGTAATTAGCTTCACCTCTCGAAAAcactctagatggcccccacagataAGAATAAATATACTCTAATATTCCCTTCGTGTTATAgattcctctagtgaattgaactctcttttgcttcccaaaaatacaGTGCTAACAGatctttagtttgcaaattccttgcccatcaagaagtcctttttagctcaattctgtcatgccattctcacttatatgccctagatgtatttgacaaattctaggaacatcatcatctgacaaTGATGAGGAAGAGACAgctacatcaccagtaacagtaaaaccccataaaacatataacttagtAGTCTTTCTCTTCCCTTTCATCACaataagggaacctttggaaatattcaaaaccccactttcaactATGTATTTgaacccttttgaatcaagagtactcaatgaaatcaaGTTTCTCGTCAATTCTGGAACTTGTCGCATGTCACTAAGTATTTTGACAACTCCGTCGAACATTTTACTTTAATCGTttcaacacctgcgattttacataaagcattatttcccatcaaaacaacacattcaaacactgtttcataagttgtaaaccaatcccgattgggactcatatggaaggtgcagttcgaatcaaggatccactcctcgctcactttaagATTGTTCACAAAAGCGACTataagttcaccatcgctgtagtcttctacaacatcagctttaatgaatttttctggttgttttcccttttgatttacaacctcccttttgatcttattttgtagcttaaaacacttagatttaatgtgcccCTTCTTCTtacaaaagttacaagttttacctctgtttgaagataTCTATCTTCTCTTATATTTACTGTGAGGTCTCCATTCcagtgtccttccacgatcatcatcagtatTTTGATCTTGTCCCTATGAACAAAgagaccctctccttgagagttGGATTTAACCACAAGGTGCTTCATCTTGTCATACGAGATCAAAAAATTATAAACCTCATTAATTTGTGATAGACTCGCAGCTATACAAAATTGTTCTCTAAAGGTTAAATATGACGAGGGCAACAAACAAAGCAAAATCAACTCTAGATCttctttatcatactgaacctccatggccttaatgtttgaaagaatttctttaaacactgttaagtgttcgtgcacagatgcacctttcttcaaatgatgagcataaatacgctgcttcatatgcatcTTGTtggttagagtttttgacatatATAGTTTCTCTAGTTTTACCCATAATGCAGCagcggtcttctctttcatcataTCTGTAAagtttcgttagacaaatgcaaaTTTAATTACGTCAAGGCCTTTCGATCTTTACGCTTCTGCAAATTTAATTACGTCAAGGCCTTTCGAtctttacgcttcttctcttcatcctTCAATTTCAAAGACAACTTATCTATTCCCAACAAGGCattttctaaatccatctactcAAGAACTACCTGTATCTTTATCTGCAATAACACAAATCTggtgcgatccaacagcggaatttcaaaCTTCAGTGACGCTATTACTATAATCGAGATAAGAAACACGGAAAGCTATGATACCAGTTTGTGAAAAATAGATCGTCGATAATAGCTAAGAATCGGAAGGAGAAGAACACACAAAATTTTACGTAGAAACCCTTTCAAGAAAAACCACGGGAAAAGGAGAAaataattcactatgtcaaattcaaataATACAAGAGGAGAGacgactatgtctatttataggtttgtaaagccatattcaaattaaattcaaatgaaagtAATACAATTCGTTTAAAACacattattctaatcaacattAAATAGAGGAAGTAAATTTTTATACGGATGCCACTTGTAAATCCCTTTATCTTgccacttatattttattttcacaagaatttgggtcacacaattttAACAAAGGAACTTGTTACAATGGTAATAGAAATGCAAATTGGCACGGTGATTGAAGTTTATATGACTACTGCAACTAAATCTTTCTAGTGGTGGCAAGATTCTGGTGCTACTATTCATGTGTGCAACAACAAAAAAACTACTCAAGACACATGAAAAGtgtgaaaaaaacaaaaaagaaatccTAATGGGAAAACAATGATGTTACTAAGATGCCAGGTAAAGAAACTGTTGAATTGAACTTCACTTCAAGACAAAAGTCAAAATTGTTTAACGTATTTCATGTTCTCGAA
The Gossypium hirsutum isolate 1008001.06 chromosome A07, Gossypium_hirsutum_v2.1, whole genome shotgun sequence genome window above contains:
- the LOC107952705 gene encoding Golgi SNAP receptor complex member 1-2; the protein is MTDPNLDLQESGWEELRREARKIEGDLDVKLSSYAKLGARFTQGDTGSPTVGSSRSWKSMEMEIQSLLEKLLDINDAMSRCAASAASTTSVTQKLARHRDILHEFTQEFRRIKGNINSMREHAELLSSVRDDINEYKASGSMSPRMQLLRERAAIHGSIAHIDDVINQAQTTRAVLGSQRALFGDVQGKVKVLSDKFPVIRGLLGSIRRRRSRDTLILSAVIAACTLFLIIYWLSK